From one Microbulbifer sp. A4B17 genomic stretch:
- a CDS encoding catalase has product MKYLPLFALTIGLIGGANAETLTRDNGAPVGDNQNAQTAGENGGNLLQDVQLIQKLQRFARERIPERVVHARGTGVHGEFVATADLSDLTRAAVFERGSKTPVFVRFSTVIHSKGSPETLRDPRGFATKFYTEEGNWDLVGNNLPVFFIRDAIKFPDMVHSLKPSPVTNQQDPNRFFDFFSHVPESTHMLSWVYSDYGTPANLRQMDGWGVHAYKFINDKGEVNYVKFHWKTRQGIKNLTAEEAAEIQSKDFSHATRDMYAAIEKGEHPQWDLFIKVLKPSQLNSFNYNPLDATKMWLDVKETKVGTMTLNRVPTNFFQETEQSAFAPANIVPGIEPSEDRLLQGRVFSYSDTQMYRLGANHQQLPINRPRVAVSNWNQDGAGNYGQQTSDVNYQPSRIDARTEDPKGLYSNKALNGSTQQKAIEKKLPFAQAGAFYRSLSPEERQNLIENLAGDLGKVSDENTKHIMLSHFYQADKDYGQRLTKAVGGDLDRVKKLAR; this is encoded by the coding sequence ATGAAATACTTACCCTTATTTGCATTAACTATCGGTCTGATAGGCGGTGCCAATGCAGAGACATTGACTCGTGATAATGGCGCCCCTGTCGGAGACAACCAGAACGCACAAACTGCTGGAGAAAATGGCGGTAATTTGCTGCAAGATGTCCAACTGATTCAAAAATTGCAGCGTTTTGCCCGTGAACGTATTCCCGAGCGTGTCGTTCATGCTCGTGGAACTGGTGTTCACGGTGAATTTGTTGCGACGGCTGACCTCAGTGATTTAACCCGCGCAGCGGTGTTTGAGCGCGGTAGTAAAACGCCAGTGTTTGTGCGTTTTTCAACAGTAATCCACTCAAAAGGTTCCCCGGAAACCCTGCGCGATCCCCGTGGATTTGCCACCAAGTTTTATACGGAAGAAGGTAACTGGGATTTAGTGGGCAACAATCTGCCGGTATTTTTTATCCGCGACGCGATTAAATTCCCGGATATGGTTCACTCCCTGAAGCCCTCCCCGGTGACTAATCAACAGGACCCCAACCGTTTCTTTGATTTCTTTAGCCATGTGCCGGAATCCACCCATATGCTGAGCTGGGTCTATTCCGATTACGGTACACCGGCTAACCTGCGCCAGATGGATGGCTGGGGTGTTCACGCCTATAAATTTATCAATGACAAGGGTGAAGTGAACTATGTGAAATTCCACTGGAAAACCCGCCAGGGAATCAAGAACCTGACTGCGGAAGAGGCAGCGGAAATTCAGAGCAAGGACTTCAGCCACGCAACTCGCGATATGTATGCTGCGATTGAAAAAGGCGAGCACCCCCAGTGGGATCTGTTTATTAAAGTACTGAAGCCCTCCCAGCTTAACAGCTTTAATTACAACCCGCTGGACGCCACCAAAATGTGGTTGGACGTGAAGGAAACTAAAGTGGGCACCATGACACTCAACCGTGTGCCCACTAATTTCTTCCAGGAAACTGAGCAATCCGCGTTTGCGCCAGCCAATATTGTTCCGGGTATTGAGCCTTCGGAAGACCGCTTGTTACAGGGTCGCGTATTCTCATACTCCGATACGCAAATGTATCGCCTGGGGGCCAACCACCAGCAATTGCCTATCAACCGTCCCCGTGTTGCAGTAAGTAACTGGAACCAGGATGGGGCGGGTAATTACGGCCAACAGACTTCAGATGTGAACTATCAGCCGAGCCGTATTGATGCGCGCACCGAGGACCCCAAAGGTCTTTATAGCAACAAGGCATTGAATGGCAGCACCCAGCAAAAGGCCATTGAAAAGAAACTGCCTTTTGCCCAGGCGGGTGCTTTCTACCGCAGCCTGAGCCCTGAAGAGCGCCAGAATCTGATTGAAAACCTCGCTGGTGATCTGGGTAAAGTGAGTGATGAAAACACTAAGCACATTATGCTGAGTCACTTCTACCAAGCGGACAAGGACTACGGACAGCGCTTAACCAAAGCAGTTGGTGGAGATCTGGATCGCGTGAAAAAACTGGCCCGGTAA
- a CDS encoding GNAT family N-acetyltransferase — translation MKYSLSAKNLTCRNLEAYADYRASLVTPDCTKEITGIVRSDSGLPSIGLNQVISNMVMPPRIIQRFALDYFAERHSPFTLWHSASKPLDNDALDELGLKRRQSLVAMAAEIPRLSTAEIPLVEQLTISVVKKGALPDYGAVQAAAAGEQEGAQLAHFYQDLQEIPEQRRGRLKLFLANLDGVPVAAGCLFAAADALGLYDLVTLPDYRGRGIGRALFKHLLTAAQGSHHKNLVALVPADRQQLLLDSGFFAVGEVARYQYTPAQAAAKPD, via the coding sequence ATGAAATATAGTCTCAGCGCGAAAAATCTTACCTGCCGAAATTTGGAGGCTTATGCGGACTACCGCGCGAGCCTGGTAACTCCCGATTGCACCAAGGAAATTACAGGTATTGTCCGCAGTGATAGCGGCCTGCCTTCCATTGGGCTCAATCAGGTGATTTCCAATATGGTAATGCCGCCGCGCATTATTCAACGTTTTGCGCTGGATTATTTTGCCGAGCGTCACAGCCCCTTCACCCTTTGGCACAGTGCCTCAAAACCCCTGGATAATGACGCTTTGGATGAACTCGGACTAAAGCGGCGCCAGTCCCTGGTAGCTATGGCCGCCGAGATACCCCGACTCAGTACTGCTGAGATTCCGTTGGTGGAACAGCTGACCATTAGTGTAGTGAAAAAGGGGGCCTTGCCTGATTACGGCGCGGTGCAGGCAGCGGCGGCAGGGGAGCAGGAGGGGGCGCAGTTGGCGCACTTTTATCAGGACCTGCAAGAAATTCCCGAGCAGCGACGCGGGCGACTGAAATTGTTTCTCGCTAACCTGGATGGTGTGCCGGTGGCTGCCGGTTGCCTGTTTGCGGCAGCGGATGCATTGGGGCTCTATGACCTGGTGACGCTTCCGGACTATCGGGGGCGCGGGATTGGCCGGGCTCTGTTCAAGCATCTGCTAACTGCTGCCCAGGGCAGCCACCATAAAAATCTGGTGGCTTTGGTGCCGGCTGATCGCCAGCAGCTATTGCTCGATAGTGGCTTTTTTGCGGTTGGTGAGGTTGCCCGCTATCAATACACTCCGGCGCAGGCGGCCGCTAAGCCCGACTGA
- a CDS encoding serine/threonine protein kinase, with protein MTSNHHPYEALTPDVVIDCVETTGLISDARIFPLNSYENRVYQVGIEDAEPLIAKFYRPGRWSDEQIMEEHQFTLELAEAEIPVVAPIQFDGRTLMESAGFRFALFPRRGGRQLELDNFDHLEQVGTMLGRIHAAGSAKPFSYRPSLTLQRFAIDSREFILNGDFLPRENQEAYASVTGHIIEQIAPLFERDWDMLRLHGDCHSGNFLWRDETPWFVDLDDCLMGPAIQDIWMLISGNRAEQTAYLDAVLEGYETFYSFDPQQLQLVEPLRCLRQMHHAAWLARRWQDPAFPQAFPWFNTARYWAEHILALREQQSALLEPPLTLGAV; from the coding sequence ATGACCTCGAATCATCATCCCTATGAAGCCCTCACGCCGGACGTGGTGATCGACTGTGTCGAGACTACCGGGCTGATTTCCGATGCGCGTATTTTCCCTCTAAACAGTTATGAAAACCGCGTCTATCAGGTGGGTATTGAGGATGCCGAGCCGTTGATTGCCAAGTTCTATCGCCCGGGGCGCTGGAGTGATGAGCAGATAATGGAGGAGCACCAGTTCACTCTGGAGCTGGCAGAGGCCGAAATTCCTGTGGTGGCACCGATACAGTTTGATGGGCGCACCCTGATGGAGTCCGCTGGATTCCGTTTTGCGCTTTTCCCCCGACGGGGCGGTCGCCAGTTGGAGCTGGATAACTTTGATCACCTGGAGCAGGTGGGGACCATGTTGGGTCGCATTCATGCGGCCGGCAGCGCCAAACCTTTCAGCTATCGCCCATCCCTCACTTTGCAGCGATTCGCAATTGATAGCCGGGAATTTATCCTGAATGGAGATTTCCTGCCACGTGAGAACCAGGAGGCCTACGCTTCCGTCACGGGCCACATTATCGAACAGATAGCCCCGCTGTTTGAGCGGGACTGGGATATGCTGCGCTTGCACGGTGATTGTCACAGTGGCAACTTTCTGTGGCGGGATGAGACTCCCTGGTTTGTGGACTTGGACGACTGCCTGATGGGGCCGGCGATCCAGGATATCTGGATGTTGATTTCCGGCAATCGTGCAGAGCAAACCGCTTACCTGGATGCAGTGTTGGAAGGCTATGAAACCTTCTATAGTTTTGACCCCCAGCAATTGCAACTGGTGGAGCCTCTGCGCTGCCTGCGGCAAATGCATCACGCCGCCTGGTTAGCGCGACGCTGGCAGGACCCGGCTTTTCCCCAGGCGTTTCCCTGGTTTAATACCGCCCGCTACTGGGCAGAGCATATACTGGCATTGCGCGAGCAGCAGTCGGCGCTGCTAGAACCCCCGTTGACCCTGGGGGCTGTGTAA
- the cysE gene encoding serine O-acetyltransferase — MEKAIMDATCTEAEADLIWEKIRIEVAQQVEREPILASFLHATILNHNSLEAALSFHLANKLDNAVAPALLIREVIDEALQADPSIGHAARADLNAIYLRDSACHSLHDPFLYFKGFHALQVHRVAHWLWQQQRRSLAMFLQHRVSVVFSVDIHPAARLGEGILLDHATGIVIGETAVVENNVSIMQSVTLGGTGKESGDRHPKIRHGVLIGAGSKVLGNIEIGECAQIASGSVVLKSVPAKALVAGVPAKVVGAATCAEPALSMDQCALSQVQK; from the coding sequence ATGGAGAAAGCAATAATGGATGCGACATGCACCGAGGCCGAGGCGGATCTGATTTGGGAGAAGATTCGTATAGAGGTGGCCCAACAAGTAGAGCGGGAGCCGATCCTGGCCAGCTTTCTACACGCGACCATCCTGAATCACAACTCCCTGGAGGCGGCGCTTAGCTTTCACCTGGCCAACAAGCTGGACAATGCGGTGGCACCGGCGCTGTTAATTCGCGAGGTTATCGATGAAGCACTACAAGCTGACCCTTCCATAGGGCATGCGGCGCGAGCGGATTTGAACGCTATTTACCTGCGGGATTCCGCCTGCCACTCCCTGCACGATCCCTTCCTGTACTTTAAGGGCTTCCACGCCTTGCAAGTTCACCGCGTGGCCCATTGGCTGTGGCAGCAGCAGCGCCGCTCCCTGGCGATGTTCCTGCAACATCGCGTCTCTGTGGTATTTAGCGTGGATATCCACCCAGCTGCGCGCTTGGGCGAAGGCATACTGCTGGATCATGCTACCGGCATTGTGATTGGTGAGACTGCAGTGGTGGAAAATAACGTTTCCATTATGCAGTCCGTCACTTTGGGCGGTACCGGTAAAGAGAGTGGTGATCGCCATCCGAAAATCCGCCATGGGGTTTTAATTGGTGCGGGCAGTAAGGTGCTGGGTAATATTGAAATTGGCGAGTGCGCCCAGATTGCCTCCGGCAGTGTAGTGCTGAAATCGGTACCGGCAAAAGCATTGGTGGCCGGTGTGCCGGCAAAAGTTGTCGGGGCGGCTACCTGTGCTGAACCGGCGTTATCCATGGATCAGTGTGCCCTGTCGCAAGTACAGAAGTAA
- a CDS encoding ankyrin repeat domain-containing protein: MRSFLFALLFLTLGVQAGEPEKTESDFTELSQYYFAAARIGDTEVLREFSQAGFPLDVRSPKGYTALMIATYNGNGEAVDYLLQRGADACAQDRRGNTALMAAIFRGEFALARTLLKQDCDSQQVNKAGHSAEDFAEVFGRDQMVQLLQQQRANGD; encoded by the coding sequence ATGAGATCATTTTTATTCGCACTACTCTTTCTCACCCTGGGGGTTCAGGCAGGGGAGCCGGAAAAAACGGAATCTGATTTTACCGAACTCTCCCAGTATTATTTTGCCGCAGCCAGGATTGGTGATACCGAGGTGCTGCGTGAATTTTCGCAAGCGGGTTTCCCCCTGGATGTACGCAGCCCGAAAGGTTATACGGCACTGATGATTGCCACTTACAACGGCAACGGGGAGGCTGTGGACTACCTGTTGCAGAGAGGTGCAGATGCCTGTGCCCAGGATCGCCGTGGCAATACTGCCCTGATGGCAGCGATTTTTCGCGGTGAGTTTGCCCTTGCACGAACCCTACTAAAGCAGGATTGCGATTCGCAGCAGGTGAATAAGGCCGGCCACTCCGCAGAGGATTTTGCCGAAGTTTTTGGTCGTGACCAAATGGTTCAGCTATTGCAGCAACAGCGGGCAAATGGCGACTAA